The window GTGTTCGGTTACGCTTTTGCCGACGCCGGGCAACGACGAGGTATGACCACTTCGAGCGCTCCCGGGAAGGTCTACCTCTTCGGCGAGCACGCGGTCGTGTACGGCGAGCCGGCCGTCCCCTGCGCTATCGAGCGGCGGGCACGCGTTACGGTCGAGGAACGCGACGATGACCGTGTCCGCGTCGACGCCGACGAACTCACGCTGGACGGCTTCACCGTCATGTGGGGCGGCGAGGACGGCGGCCGCCCGGACGTCAACGTCCCGACGCCGCTGGTCGAGGCCGCGATGGGCTATATCGATAACGCCCTCGAACAGGCGCGGGACGCCGCTGACGCGCCTAACGCAGGATTCAACATCACCGTCGAAAGCGACATTCCACTGGGTGCCGGCCTCGGGTCGTCGGCAGCCGTCGTCGTTGCCGGCATCGACGCCGCGACCCGCGAACTCGGTGTCGAACTCGACCCGATAGAAATCGCCGACCGAGCCTATCAGGTCGAACACGAGGTGCAGGACGGGCAGGCATCCCGCGCCGACACCTTCTGCTCGGCGATGGGGGGCGTCGTTCGCGTCCAAGGCGACGACTGTCGCGTTATCGAGGGGGTCTCGAATCTGCCGTTCGTCGTCGGCTACGATGGCGGCTCCGGGGATACCGGCGAACTCGTCGCTGGCGTCCGGGAGTTGAAGGAAACCTACGGGTTCGCCGAGGACACGGTCGAAGCTATCGGTGATGTCGTCCGCAACGGTGAGGGCGTGCTTCGTGAGGACGACCTCGAAGAGTTGGGTCGACTAATGAATTTCAACCACGGCCTGCTTTCGGCTCTCGGCGTCTCCGGACGGAAGTTGGATTCGATGGTCTGGACGGCCCGGGAAGCCGGTGCCCTCGGCGCGAAACTCACCGGGGCCGGCGGCGGCGGGTGTATCGTCGCGCTGGACCGCACCGAACAGACCAGAACGGCGCTCGAATACACGCCCGGGTGTGAAGACGCGTTCCGCGCGGAACTCGACACGGACGGTGTCCGGGTGGAATCCGAATGACGACGGTGCTGAAACTCGGCGG of the Natronomonas halophila genome contains:
- the mvk gene encoding mevalonate kinase, which gives rise to MTTSSAPGKVYLFGEHAVVYGEPAVPCAIERRARVTVEERDDDRVRVDADELTLDGFTVMWGGEDGGRPDVNVPTPLVEAAMGYIDNALEQARDAADAPNAGFNITVESDIPLGAGLGSSAAVVVAGIDAATRELGVELDPIEIADRAYQVEHEVQDGQASRADTFCSAMGGVVRVQGDDCRVIEGVSNLPFVVGYDGGSGDTGELVAGVRELKETYGFAEDTVEAIGDVVRNGEGVLREDDLEELGRLMNFNHGLLSALGVSGRKLDSMVWTAREAGALGAKLTGAGGGGCIVALDRTEQTRTALEYTPGCEDAFRAELDTDGVRVESE